One window of Micropterus dolomieu isolate WLL.071019.BEF.003 ecotype Adirondacks linkage group LG13, ASM2129224v1, whole genome shotgun sequence genomic DNA carries:
- the slc25a1b gene encoding tricarboxylate transport protein B, mitochondrial, which produces MTSLRNWYKGDDPNKAINPLITGLFGAVAGAASVFGNTPLDVIKTRMQGLEAHKYKSTMDCAVKIMKHEGPKAFYKGTVPRLGRVCLDVAIVFIIYEEVVKVLNIVWKTD; this is translated from the exons ATGACTTCACTGAGGAACTGGTACAAAG GGGATGACCCGAACAAAGCCATTAACCCCTTGATAACTGGACTGTTCGGAGCGGTTGCTGGTGCTGCCAGTGTGTTTGGAAACACTCCCCTGGATGTCATTAAGACCAGAATGCAG GGTCTCGAAGCTCACAAGTATAAAAGCACAATGGACTGTGCCGTCAAGATCATGAAGCACGAGGGACCAAAGGC GTTCTACAAAGGTACTGTTCCTCGGCTGGGTCGGGTGTGTCTGGACGTGGCCATAGTCTTCATTATCTATGAGGAAGTTGTGAAGGTCCTGAACATTGTGTGGAAGACGGACTGA